The Nostoc sp. UHCC 0302 genome includes a window with the following:
- a CDS encoding aliphatic sulfonate ABC transporter substrate-binding protein, protein MISRLIDLLPKCTGQNILRSFRCATRRSATYRFAIRFSIGLVSILVLPLVFDGYAVAASESGNQFQLSKSSIIQLLETVGLFMGGIIFCVVLDRWFSQRSAQSSNTPLAEQARRLKQLKIGYPEGMTNLEVLRTQGLLETRLRPFGLIVTWTSFLSASSLIEALSNGTIDFCGGGGTASIFSQAADHVFVRVAKEKYTAPKGQAILVPEDSPIQKLADLKGKKIAFDKGSSAHYILVRALAKVGLDFSDIEPVYLTQPEALPRFRRGEIDAWAIWVPYTATQARSAYPGRSITDLESIFGDRASVEVPTYYYAIPELVRDYPDLLKVILEEVNEAGTWAKRQELEAVQRLAEHHEIDPSILEILQKHSGERAIIPIDDQSLDALQHQANIFRDLNLIPERVNVKDGTYSLQTKQNWTY, encoded by the coding sequence ATGATTAGCCGTTTGATTGACCTTCTGCCTAAATGCACAGGTCAAAATATCTTACGGTCGTTCAGATGTGCGACTCGTAGATCGGCTACTTACAGGTTTGCAATTCGATTTTCCATCGGACTTGTCTCGATTTTGGTCTTGCCTCTAGTTTTTGATGGTTATGCTGTTGCTGCTTCTGAATCTGGTAATCAGTTCCAACTATCCAAAAGCTCCATAATCCAGTTACTGGAAACTGTGGGACTGTTCATGGGGGGGATAATTTTCTGTGTAGTTTTGGATCGTTGGTTTTCTCAGCGTTCTGCTCAATCAAGCAACACGCCATTAGCAGAGCAAGCGCGGCGGCTCAAGCAACTCAAAATTGGCTATCCAGAGGGGATGACAAATCTGGAAGTTCTCCGGACTCAAGGCTTGCTGGAGACACGTTTGCGACCATTTGGACTGATTGTCACCTGGACAAGCTTTTTATCAGCCTCTTCTCTGATAGAAGCACTTAGCAACGGGACAATTGACTTTTGCGGCGGCGGCGGCACGGCTAGCATCTTCTCTCAAGCGGCAGATCATGTATTTGTGCGGGTGGCTAAGGAAAAATATACCGCTCCCAAAGGTCAAGCGATTCTGGTACCGGAAGATTCGCCGATTCAGAAGCTTGCCGACCTGAAGGGTAAAAAGATCGCTTTTGACAAAGGCTCAAGCGCACATTATATACTTGTGCGAGCGCTGGCAAAAGTCGGACTAGATTTTAGTGACATCGAGCCAGTTTATCTGACACAACCGGAGGCGCTACCCCGATTCCGCCGGGGTGAAATCGATGCTTGGGCGATTTGGGTTCCCTACACAGCTACTCAGGCCCGAAGCGCTTATCCAGGGCGATCAATTACAGACCTAGAGAGTATATTTGGTGATAGAGCCTCCGTGGAAGTTCCCACCTATTACTACGCGATTCCAGAACTGGTACGCGACTATCCCGACTTACTCAAGGTGATTTTAGAAGAGGTAAACGAAGCTGGAACTTGGGCTAAGAGACAGGAATTAGAAGCTGTTCAAAGATTGGCAGAACACCATGAAATCGATCCATCCATTCTAGAAATTTTACAGAAACATAGTGGCGAACGCGCCATCATTCCGATTGACGACCAATCGCTCGATGCTTTACAGCATCAGGCAAATATATTTAGAGATTTAAATCTGATTCCTGAGCGGGTGAATGTGAAAGATGGAACCTATAGCTTACAGACCAAGCAAAACTGGACTTATTAA
- a CDS encoding cryptochrome/photolyase family protein — MTIGVWVLGDQLWSQQSALQSCLQQKQQTSVIFIESLTHAGQLPYHLQKLVLVWSAMRHFADELRSLGWAVTYAQSQDFNTPLLQWIEQYQITELRVMTPTDRPFAVLIQNLKLTIQVTFTPNNRFIWSDQQFQQWASGRKRLIMEDFYRQGRQRFNILMSGNQPVGGRWNFDKQNRKPPKGKLTLPEALWFEPDSITQDVIDFIKQSEAFQDNRSYWQLEPFRWGVTRQQALLVLKFFIETRLSSFGPYQDAMVTGEQTMWHAMLSPYLNIGLLHPLEVVIAAQQAYYNSSNWELSSVEGFIRQVLGWREYMHGVYVYLQQDYQESNWFNHTHPLPAFYWTGNTQMNCLHQILTQVKQIGYAHHIQRLMVLNNFALIAGISPQELEDWFHAAFIDGYDWVMQTNVIGMGQFADGGMIASKPYAASANYINNMSDYCKNCIYNPRERTTENACPFNFFYWDFLARHYDKLKNQPRMTQILRNLERISPSELQTIRTLASNWHATQAATV, encoded by the coding sequence ATGACCATTGGTGTTTGGGTTCTCGGAGATCAACTTTGGTCACAGCAGTCAGCACTGCAAAGTTGCTTGCAACAAAAGCAACAGACTTCCGTAATTTTTATTGAATCTCTAACCCATGCAGGGCAACTTCCTTATCACTTGCAAAAACTGGTATTGGTCTGGTCAGCCATGCGTCACTTCGCGGACGAATTGCGCTCGCTCGGCTGGGCAGTAACATACGCTCAAAGCCAAGACTTCAACACGCCTTTACTTCAATGGATTGAGCAATACCAAATTACCGAACTGCGGGTGATGACTCCAACAGATCGCCCTTTTGCTGTGTTGATTCAAAACCTAAAATTGACAATTCAAGTCACTTTTACACCCAATAATCGCTTCATCTGGAGTGACCAACAGTTCCAACAATGGGCCAGTGGTCGCAAACGTTTAATCATGGAAGACTTTTATCGTCAGGGACGGCAACGGTTCAACATTCTAATGTCCGGCAACCAGCCTGTTGGCGGTCGATGGAACTTTGACAAGCAAAATCGCAAACCACCAAAGGGCAAACTCACCTTACCCGAAGCTTTATGGTTTGAACCAGACTCAATCACACAAGATGTTATTGACTTCATTAAGCAATCTGAGGCATTCCAGGACAATCGCTCTTACTGGCAATTAGAACCATTTCGCTGGGGTGTAACCCGACAGCAAGCACTACTTGTACTGAAGTTTTTTATCGAAACACGTTTGTCTTCATTTGGGCCATATCAGGATGCAATGGTGACAGGCGAACAGACAATGTGGCACGCGATGCTTTCTCCTTATCTCAACATTGGATTGCTGCATCCTTTAGAAGTTGTGATTGCAGCGCAACAAGCTTATTACAACAGCAGCAACTGGGAGTTGAGCAGCGTTGAAGGCTTTATCCGTCAGGTACTTGGTTGGCGAGAGTATATGCACGGTGTCTATGTTTACTTACAACAGGATTACCAAGAAAGTAACTGGTTTAACCACACTCATCCACTGCCTGCTTTTTATTGGACTGGCAATACACAGATGAATTGTCTGCACCAAATTCTAACTCAGGTTAAACAGATAGGTTATGCTCACCATATTCAACGCTTAATGGTACTGAACAACTTCGCTTTAATTGCAGGTATCTCCCCCCAAGAACTTGAAGACTGGTTTCATGCCGCTTTTATTGATGGCTACGATTGGGTAATGCAAACCAACGTCATTGGCATGGGGCAGTTTGCTGACGGTGGAATGATCGCTTCTAAACCTTATGCTGCTTCTGCTAACTACATCAACAACATGAGCGACTACTGTAAGAATTGTATTTACAATCCCCGCGAGCGCACTACTGAAAATGCCTGTCCTTTCAACTTTTTTTATTGGGATTTTCTTGCTCGTCATTATGACAAACTCAAAAACCAACCACGCATGACTCAAATTTTGCGTAATCTAGAACGTATTTCACCATCAGAACTCCAGACAATTCGCACCTTAGCCTCAAATTGGCACGCTACGCAAGCAGCAACCGTTTAG